The genomic stretch CCAGCACGACTGCACTGACTGTCTAACTGGTGGCGGCAGCAAACCATACAGGAAGTAGTCTGGCTCCGGCATGTCGCGCTGGCCTCTGTGTACCCTTCTTCACCCGACGGCACTCCAGACCAACTTGACGGCGAGGCCGGCAAGCAGGACCATTATCGCGCGGTCGAAGGCAGCCGGTGAAAGCCGTCGTGCGAGCGCAGCACCTGCCGGCATGAAAAGCAGGATGGGCATGACAGCCACAAGGCTCGCAGCGAGCAGTCCTGGCGAAAGCAGCCCGACAAGAGCAAGTGTGGGAACCTGAACCAGGGTCATCGTCACGAAGAATAGCGAGATGGTGAAGACATAGGTTTCGCGCTTGAGCCGCATCGCGTTGAGATAGGATATCGATACCGGCGCCGAAATACCGGAGGACCCCTGAAGCAGCCCTGCAAGGAAGGCAGCCGGAGCGGCATAGCGTTCTGCTGCGCCCATGGCGAGGCGCCAGTCGGGACGGGCGAGCCGCAAGATCAGATAGGCGATCACTGCACCGGCAACTGTCAGTGAAAGTGCCTCGTGCGGCAGCCATGCCAGCACGAAAGTGCCGGCGAGAGCCCCGGATGCGCCGACGCCGGCGAAGATCCACGCGAAGTTGCTGGGTAGTCGGTCCCGCCGAAACCGCCAGCACTGCCACACATTCGGCAAGAGGTTCGGCATCATCATGATCACAACGGCAAGTTTGACATTGAAGATGGCGGCCAGCGCCGGCACTGCCAGGATCGGTGCGCCAGCGCCCGTGGCACCTTTAAGAATCCCGCCCAATGCGAGGCAGACGAATATCAGCGCCAATTGGCTCAGGTCGATCGGCATTTCGGTCGTACTCTCGTCCTTTCCTCTGGTGCTCTCAATGGGTGTCTGACAACGCCACTCGCACATCCAGCATCGCTTGCCGCCGCTCATTTTTAATGACTGCTACGGCGCGTTCCAGTGCAGCCGGAAGATCCCTGCCGTCTTCCACCTTCTCCACATAGGCGCGGCTCGCGGCGGCGATCATGGAATAATCGGGCGCCGGCTCGAGCGAGGTAAGCGGCATCGCATTCGATCTTGCTGCGACACCGTCGGGATAACTGTTGATCACCGAACGGCGCACAGCGTTCCACATGCCGTTATTCTTGACGATCGTGAGGATCGGCAGCGAGAGCGCCTCCGCGATCTGGTGGCAGGCCGGAGGATTGGCAAACATGTAGGATCCATCGCCGACGCAGGCGATCACCAGTCTGTCGCGGTCAGCCAATTGGGCCCCGAGCGCGGCTGGCAGGGCCCAGCCCAGGCCACCGGAATGGGGATTGCTGAATATCCTGTTCGGCCCTTTTATCCGCATCGCGGAAGGAACGACACCGAGTTCGCCGAAGACCACGGCATTCTTGTCCATTACCTCTCCGATGCAGTGGCTCAGCCACTCTGAACTCATCGGCGAGCCACGGCCTGCCAGGGCGGCTTCCTGCGCCGCCGCCAGGCGCATTTGCGAGCGGCTGCGGATGTCGCTGCCCCGAACCTCTGCGGATGCGTCGGCCGTCGCCATTGCCAACCGGATGGCCTTGACGCCAGCGCCTGGATTCGTGGTGATTGCAAGATCGGCCTGATACCCTCGAACCGGCATTCGCACGAAGTTTGGGTCGGCACCGATGTGGATGATTTTCGTCGCTTCCTCGGGGCGATGCAGCGTTTCCATCCATGGCACGGCGCTGTCCACCACCAGTACAACATCCGCTTCGGCAAGCGCCCTCTTGACGTCATAGCCCAAGAACATCGGATGGTCCGACGCCATGATATTGCGGATCGAGAAAGGTTCCGCCACGGCTATGGAATGCGCCTCGGCAAGCGCGGCAATCTCGGCGGCAACGCGACCTTGAGGGTCGCCCCGCTGGCATAGGATCAGCGGGTTCTTCGCCCCACTCAGCCAGTCAGCCGCTTGCCGGATGAGGTCCGGATCCGGATAGGGATCGGAAGACGTGCAGACATCGGCGGCCGGTCTTGCTGCCTCCTCCTTGATTGTCTCCATCAGGGGTTCGCGCGGCAGGCTGATATAGACGGGTCCGCGAGGCTCGCTCATGGCAATGCTAGCAGCCCGCAATGCCAGCATGTCGCCCTGTTCGGGGTAACGCAGCTCATAGCTGAATTTCGTGACATCGCTGACGAGCGAGGCCTGGTCATACATCTCCTGACCGTACTGGATCGGCGTCATGCGCGCGCCCGGACGGCCGCTCTCCGTGATGGGTGTACGGCCTGACATCATCACGACGGGGATATTGTCGCTCGCGGCGTTGATGATCCCCATAGCGGAGTTTGCCAGCCCCACATTGACATGCACCATGACGGCTTGCTGTTCTCCGGTCACCAGATAGTAGCCGTGGGCCATCGCAACCCCGGCCGTCTCATGCGGCACCGTCACCGCTTGCGGCACGATGTCGGGGTCGAGCCAAGCGAGAGCTTCGATGATAGGTGGAAAGTCGGTACCGGCGTTCGCGAAGACGTAGTCGATGCCGGCGCGCTTCAAGCCAAGCAGAAGGTTTTCGGCGCCAGTGTGACCCGCACGGGATGTATACGACCGCTTGCGGCTTTTCATCTTCACCTTCCTCCAATCTCATCTATTGGGTCCACGGCGACCCAGACGTGGACGGCCCAGAAGGAAAAATGCGCTTGTAAACCTGACAAATGCAAGTGCATAGTGAGGTCACAATCTCTCTTAATGGGATTTTGGAGCGCTTGGGAGTGGGGCGCTATCTCAAACAGCCGGAGGAGAAGCCATGAAATACGTCATGAGAATGTTCACGCTGGCCGCTGGTCTTGCATTCGGTACCGCTGCAATGGCGCAGACGGTCGGTATCGCGACGTCCAATCCTGGTTCCATCTTCCACAATATAGGAACGGCAGTCGCGAATGCGGCCAACAAGGCGGGTCTCAACGCAACCATACAGCCGGCAACAAGCCCTAATCAGTATATTCCATACGTGGCCTCGGGCGGGATCGAATTCGGCGCCGCCAATCTCCAGGAAGTCAACTATGCGCTGGAGGGCAAGGCCTGGTTTGAAGGATCCGCCAATCCTGATCTGCGCATTGTTGGGCTCGTTATGCCGTTGGTGGAAGCGATCTTCGTTCGCGCCGACTCCGACATCCGCTCCATCGCGGATCTGCGCGGCAAGCCTATGGTCGATGGTTACACGGCTCAGAATACGATTCTGCCGCAGCTTGACGCAATCTATTCGACCGCCGGGATGACAAGAGCCGACATGCAGCCGGTCCAGGTTCCAAGCGTTGTCGCAGGAGCTGATGCGTTCATTGCCGGCGATTCCGTCGGCTTCATCTTTGCCCATGGAGCAGGGAAGGTGAGGGAGGCAGATGCGGCGGTCGGAGGTCTGCGTGCGCTTCCGGTTGAGCCGACGGAGGAAAACCTCAAGAAAGCCCGCGAGCATTGGCCGGTTGCGTTCTTCGCGGAGTTGTCGCCAGGGCCAAACGTGCCCGGCGTCGAAGAGAAAGCGACCTATTTCGCCTATCCGCAGGTGATCTTCACGCATGCAGGCGTAGACGACGAAACCGTCTACAAGCTGACGAAGGCGCTATACGAAGGCAAGGAGCAGATGGCTCAGACCTTCCCGCCGTTCAACGCTTTCAAGCCGGAGGACATGGCAGGCGATATCGGCGTATCGCAGTTCCATCCAGGTGCGATCCGCTTCTATCAGGAAATGGGTATCCTGAAGCAGTAAGCACCGAAGGCGAACCCTTGCCGCACGGCGTGAGGGAAGGCTTTGCACATGTGGACAGGGCTCGCAATCGCCAGTTCGGATGCCAATACTCATCGGAAGATAACTGTAGCGGCTGATGCTGCTTCACGCGTCCGGCTCCCGGAGATTAAAAGCCTTGCGGGCCAGGTCCGCAAGGCTTTGGGAAGAGTGACTATGCCGCCACCCGGTCTGCTGCGGCATCCAGGCTCCCGCGATACAGGACTGCGCTTCGTCCAACCAATGCATCCGCGTTTCGGGCCAACGAACCCACCCTGCAAGCTTCTCAGTGAGTGTCTAGAAATGGCGAATGCTAGAAAATCTGATCTCGGGTGGGGACTGTCGAGAAAGGTATGGCAGCCCATGGCTGCGGTCCTGGGAGCCCTCCTCACGCTACTGGCGGTAGCCTGGGCTTTGGCGCTCCCCCGAATGGTGGGTGTTGCCTTTTATCCGCAGCAGTTCATGGCCGCAGTGCTTGCTCTGGCTTTGCCGCTTGCTTTCCTTCTCTTGCCCGCCCGCCGGGACAGCGAGCGTTCGGTGGTGCCGTGGTATGATCTGGTCATGGCTCTGCTCTCCCTGACCGCGCTGGGCTACATAAGTCTCAACTATCCTTCGGTGGTGAACCTGATCTTCGCGGGTCCTGTTCAGGCTTGGCTGCCGGGGATCATTGTCATACTTCTGCTTCTGGAAGCGGTGCGACGCGCCACCGGTTGGGCACTTGTCGTTATCGTCGTCATCTTCCTTCTCTACGGTCTGTTTGGAAATGTCATGCCGGGCAGACTTCAGGGACGTGCGCAGGATTGGGAGCGCCTGGCAGGCTATATGGCGCTCGATTCCAATGGAATACTGGGGCTGCCGCTCAGCATCGCAGCAACTGTCGTGGTTGCCTTCATTCTGTTCGGCAATCTTCTGGCAGCGACAGGCGGGTCGCGCTTCTTCACGGACGCCGCCTTGCTTGCGATGGGCCGCTATCGGGGCGGATCGATGAAGATATCGGTTGTGGCTTCCGCTCTTTT from Pseudorhizobium banfieldiae encodes the following:
- a CDS encoding thiamine pyrophosphate-requiring protein gives rise to the protein MKSRKRSYTSRAGHTGAENLLLGLKRAGIDYVFANAGTDFPPIIEALAWLDPDIVPQAVTVPHETAGVAMAHGYYLVTGEQQAVMVHVNVGLANSAMGIINAASDNIPVVMMSGRTPITESGRPGARMTPIQYGQEMYDQASLVSDVTKFSYELRYPEQGDMLALRAASIAMSEPRGPVYISLPREPLMETIKEEAARPAADVCTSSDPYPDPDLIRQAADWLSGAKNPLILCQRGDPQGRVAAEIAALAEAHSIAVAEPFSIRNIMASDHPMFLGYDVKRALAEADVVLVVDSAVPWMETLHRPEEATKIIHIGADPNFVRMPVRGYQADLAITTNPGAGVKAIRLAMATADASAEVRGSDIRSRSQMRLAAAQEAALAGRGSPMSSEWLSHCIGEVMDKNAVVFGELGVVPSAMRIKGPNRIFSNPHSGGLGWALPAALGAQLADRDRLVIACVGDGSYMFANPPACHQIAEALSLPILTIVKNNGMWNAVRRSVINSYPDGVAARSNAMPLTSLEPAPDYSMIAAASRAYVEKVEDGRDLPAALERAVAVIKNERRQAMLDVRVALSDTH
- a CDS encoding sulfite exporter TauE/SafE family protein, with the translated sequence MPIDLSQLALIFVCLALGGILKGATGAGAPILAVPALAAIFNVKLAVVIMMMPNLLPNVWQCWRFRRDRLPSNFAWIFAGVGASGALAGTFVLAWLPHEALSLTVAGAVIAYLILRLARPDWRLAMGAAERYAAPAAFLAGLLQGSSGISAPVSISYLNAMRLKRETYVFTISLFFVTMTLVQVPTLALVGLLSPGLLAASLVAVMPILLFMPAGAALARRLSPAAFDRAIMVLLAGLAVKLVWSAVG
- a CDS encoding TAXI family TRAP transporter solute-binding subunit, with amino-acid sequence MKYVMRMFTLAAGLAFGTAAMAQTVGIATSNPGSIFHNIGTAVANAANKAGLNATIQPATSPNQYIPYVASGGIEFGAANLQEVNYALEGKAWFEGSANPDLRIVGLVMPLVEAIFVRADSDIRSIADLRGKPMVDGYTAQNTILPQLDAIYSTAGMTRADMQPVQVPSVVAGADAFIAGDSVGFIFAHGAGKVREADAAVGGLRALPVEPTEENLKKAREHWPVAFFAELSPGPNVPGVEEKATYFAYPQVIFTHAGVDDETVYKLTKALYEGKEQMAQTFPPFNAFKPEDMAGDIGVSQFHPGAIRFYQEMGILKQ